The Micromonospora krabiensis genome window below encodes:
- a CDS encoding low temperature requirement protein A, which produces MTTGGSAELVRRPNGSTRATLLELLFDVIFVASLALVSMLIADQQSWTGAGKTLVLLAAIWWTWAVTSTTTDFYDPEQRPIQSILMVTMLGAVGMAAALPLASDGHALIFATAYVIPHVVRGLVLVGILRLHRHQAQQRAARFFFWFLVSAVFWILGAVPPGQPHWPLWIVAVAIDYVSSAARYPTPWLGRVPVGQYERSTEHLGERYQQFMILALGDIILVPTLEISTADFSAARLGAFVAAFLTMLLLWQVYVYQAGTILRASTRIRGRAARLGPYTHLVMLVGVVCTAAAFDLVVRRPTGETPVRWVVLILGGPVVFLLGRTLFAYLVSGAVPWHRLAWLVPLAALAPWAPGWPPAMVTLLTVGLLVGVVAGDMVGRNRGRRYLRGRPG; this is translated from the coding sequence ATGACCACCGGAGGCAGCGCCGAGCTGGTGCGCCGCCCGAACGGGTCGACCCGGGCCACGCTGCTGGAGCTGCTGTTCGACGTGATCTTCGTGGCCTCCCTGGCGCTGGTGTCGATGCTGATCGCCGACCAGCAGTCCTGGACCGGCGCCGGGAAGACCCTCGTCCTGCTGGCGGCGATCTGGTGGACCTGGGCGGTCACCTCCACCACCACCGACTTCTACGACCCGGAGCAGCGCCCGATCCAGAGCATCCTCATGGTGACCATGCTCGGCGCCGTCGGTATGGCGGCGGCGCTGCCCCTCGCCTCCGACGGCCACGCCCTGATCTTCGCGACGGCCTACGTCATTCCCCACGTCGTACGGGGCCTGGTGCTGGTCGGCATCCTGCGACTGCACCGCCACCAGGCCCAGCAGCGGGCCGCGCGGTTCTTCTTCTGGTTCCTGGTGTCCGCCGTGTTCTGGATCCTCGGCGCCGTGCCGCCCGGCCAACCCCACTGGCCGCTGTGGATCGTCGCCGTCGCCATCGACTACGTCTCGAGCGCCGCCCGCTACCCCACCCCCTGGCTCGGTCGGGTGCCCGTCGGCCAGTACGAGAGGTCCACCGAGCACCTGGGCGAGCGGTACCAGCAGTTCATGATCCTCGCGCTGGGCGACATCATCCTGGTGCCGACGCTGGAGATCAGCACCGCGGACTTCAGCGCCGCCCGGCTGGGGGCGTTCGTCGCCGCCTTCCTCACCATGCTGCTGCTCTGGCAGGTCTACGTGTACCAGGCCGGCACCATCCTCCGGGCCTCCACCCGCATCCGCGGCCGGGCGGCTCGGCTCGGCCCGTACACGCACCTGGTGATGCTCGTCGGCGTGGTCTGCACCGCCGCGGCGTTCGACCTGGTGGTCAGGCGGCCCACCGGCGAGACGCCCGTACGCTGGGTCGTCCTGATCCTCGGTGGTCCGGTCGTGTTCCTGTTGGGGCGCACCCTGTTCGCGTACCTGGTCAGCGGGGCGGTGCCGTGGCACCGGCTGGCCTGGCTCGTGCCGCTCGCCGCCCTGGCGCCGTGGGCGCCCGGGTGGCCCCCGGCCATGGTCACCCTGCTGACCGTCGGGCTGCTGGTCGGGGTCGTGGCCGGTGACATGGTGGGTCGCAACCGGGGGCGGCGCTACCTGCGGGGGAGGCCCGGCTGA
- a CDS encoding mycothiol transferase yields the protein MTTPFPSPTVPAADRTEVFLRYLDYFRETALAKVSALPEAELRVTRLPSGWTPLELLKHLRHVELRWIEWGFQGREVAAPWGDRRGERWYVAPEETREELVAALRSQGAHTTAVVSAHELAEVGAPGPRWEGAEPASLERVLFHLLQEYARHVGHLDVVTELAGGPTGE from the coding sequence ATGACCACGCCGTTCCCCTCGCCCACCGTCCCGGCCGCCGACCGCACCGAGGTCTTCCTCCGCTACCTCGACTACTTCCGTGAGACCGCCCTGGCGAAGGTGTCCGCCCTGCCCGAGGCGGAGCTGCGCGTCACCCGTCTGCCGTCCGGGTGGACCCCGCTGGAGCTGCTCAAGCACCTGCGCCACGTCGAGCTGCGATGGATCGAGTGGGGCTTCCAGGGCCGGGAGGTCGCCGCACCGTGGGGTGACCGCCGCGGGGAGCGCTGGTACGTCGCACCCGAGGAGACCCGGGAGGAGTTGGTGGCGGCGCTGCGGTCACAGGGGGCGCACACCACCGCCGTGGTGTCGGCGCACGAGCTTGCCGAGGTGGGCGCGCCGGGGCCGCGGTGGGAGGGCGCCGAGCCGGCGTCGCTGGAGCGGGTCCTGTTCCACCTGCTCCAGGAGTACGCCCGCCACGTCGGACACCTCGACGTGGTGACCGAACTCGCCGGCGGACCGACCGGGGAGTGA
- a CDS encoding vWA domain-containing protein codes for MVHLRRSPLLLAVLAITMAVPACGTGRDQGDQSAPVRHPDGVTRWGGEEMAVEDDPRSTFGIDVDTASYGYARRQIADGRLPDRAGVRPEEFVNAFRQDYAEPDGDGFAVHVDGGHLPSAHEAPDDTRLLRVGLQTRSEDEKSRPDAALTFVVDVSGSMGEPGRLDLVQDALHTLVDQLRPTDSIAVVEFSEKARVVREMTPVADGERLHDAIDSLHTRASTNLEAGLVLGYQVAREGFRSGATNRVIVLSDGLANVGATDAEPILRRVRDEAEKQIGLLGVGVGSEYGDELMEQLADRGDGFVVYVSERSQARKVFVRQLPATLSIRALDAKVQVTFEPDAVRSYRLIGYDNRAIADEDFRDDRVDGGEVGPGHSVTALYAVRLVEGVSRSARLARVQVRWADPSNREPTETSESVTAADVDADFAEVSPRLQTCYAAAYFALVLKGDDGARLADLAAVAQRAASATDDGEVRDLAKVIEEAEALR; via the coding sequence ATGGTCCACCTGCGACGGTCACCGCTGCTGCTGGCGGTCTTGGCGATCACGATGGCGGTCCCCGCCTGCGGTACTGGGCGGGACCAGGGGGACCAGTCGGCTCCCGTCCGCCACCCCGACGGGGTGACCCGCTGGGGCGGCGAGGAGATGGCGGTGGAGGACGACCCCCGCTCGACCTTCGGCATCGACGTCGACACCGCCTCCTACGGCTACGCCCGGCGGCAGATCGCCGACGGGCGGCTGCCCGACCGGGCCGGCGTACGGCCCGAGGAGTTCGTCAACGCGTTCCGGCAGGACTACGCCGAGCCCGACGGCGACGGATTCGCCGTCCACGTCGACGGCGGCCACCTGCCGAGCGCGCACGAGGCCCCGGACGACACCCGGCTGCTGCGGGTCGGCCTGCAGACCCGCTCGGAGGACGAGAAGAGCCGCCCCGACGCCGCGCTGACCTTCGTCGTCGACGTCTCCGGGTCGATGGGCGAGCCCGGCCGGCTCGACCTCGTCCAGGACGCCCTGCACACCCTGGTGGACCAGCTCCGGCCGACCGACTCGATCGCCGTGGTCGAGTTCAGCGAGAAGGCCCGGGTGGTGCGGGAGATGACCCCCGTGGCCGACGGCGAGCGGCTGCACGACGCCATCGACTCCCTGCACACCCGCGCGAGCACCAACCTGGAAGCCGGCCTCGTGCTCGGCTACCAGGTGGCGCGGGAGGGCTTCCGGTCCGGCGCGACGAACCGGGTGATCGTGCTCTCCGACGGGCTGGCCAACGTGGGCGCGACCGACGCGGAGCCGATCCTGCGCCGGGTGCGCGACGAGGCGGAGAAGCAGATCGGGCTGCTCGGCGTGGGGGTCGGCAGCGAGTACGGCGACGAGCTGATGGAGCAGCTGGCCGACCGCGGTGACGGGTTCGTCGTGTACGTCAGCGAGCGCAGCCAGGCTCGGAAGGTGTTCGTCCGTCAGCTGCCGGCGACGTTGAGCATCCGTGCGCTCGACGCCAAGGTCCAGGTGACGTTCGAACCCGACGCGGTGCGGTCGTACCGCCTGATCGGCTACGACAACCGGGCCATCGCCGACGAGGACTTCCGCGACGACCGCGTCGACGGTGGCGAGGTGGGGCCGGGGCACAGCGTCACCGCCCTGTACGCGGTCCGGCTCGTCGAGGGCGTCTCCCGCTCGGCGCGGCTGGCCCGGGTGCAGGTGCGCTGGGCGGACCCGTCGAACCGCGAGCCGACCGAGACGTCCGAGTCGGTGACCGCCGCCGACGTCGACGCCGACTTCGCGGAGGTGTCGCCCCGGCTGCAGACCTGCTACGCGGCCGCGTACTTCGCGCTGGTCCTAAAGGGTGACGACGGAGCGCGCCTGGCGGACCTGGCGGCCGTCGCGCAGCGGGCGGCGAGCGCCACCGACGACGGGGAGGTGCGGGACCTCGCGAAGGTCATCGAGGAGGCCGAGGCGTTGCGCTGA
- a CDS encoding DMT family transporter: MGPALCLLSAACFGAMAIFGKLAYDDGVSSGSLLLVRFALAAVLLGVVLLVRPALRRAGSEAAPGRSAVTRRRALATAVGLGAIGYATQAGLFFSALRLMDASLLALVLYTYPVLVTVAAVLLGRDRLTPARGTALVAASAGTLLVLLGAGAVSFHPLGALMAFGAAITYTGYILVADTVVRRLAPVVLSALVMTGAAGTLAVIALSTGGIDLDFGRSGWFWLACIAVVSTVVAMLTFFAGLRRTGPSTAAILSTFEPVVTATLAGLVLGETLTTVQFVGAALVLSSVGALQLRRGTTPTRIRDQDRGHRPAAERAEPATLAS; the protein is encoded by the coding sequence ATGGGACCAGCGCTCTGTCTTCTGTCCGCGGCGTGCTTCGGCGCGATGGCGATCTTCGGCAAGCTCGCCTACGACGACGGCGTCTCCTCCGGCAGCCTGCTGCTGGTGCGCTTCGCCCTGGCCGCCGTCCTGCTCGGGGTCGTCCTGCTGGTGCGGCCGGCGCTCCGCCGCGCGGGATCCGAGGCCGCACCCGGCCGGTCGGCGGTGACGCGGCGCCGGGCCCTGGCCACCGCCGTCGGCCTCGGCGCCATCGGGTACGCCACGCAGGCCGGCCTGTTCTTCTCCGCGCTGCGGCTGATGGACGCCTCACTGCTGGCCCTTGTCCTCTACACCTACCCGGTGCTGGTAACCGTGGCGGCGGTGCTGCTCGGCCGCGACCGGCTCACCCCCGCACGGGGCACGGCCCTGGTGGCCGCCTCGGCCGGCACACTGCTGGTCCTGCTCGGCGCCGGGGCTGTGAGCTTCCACCCGCTCGGGGCGCTGATGGCCTTCGGCGCCGCGATCACCTACACCGGCTACATCCTCGTCGCCGACACCGTCGTGCGGCGGCTCGCACCGGTGGTGCTGTCCGCGCTGGTGATGACCGGCGCGGCCGGCACCCTCGCCGTGATCGCCCTGTCCACCGGCGGCATCGACCTCGACTTCGGGCGGTCGGGATGGTTCTGGCTCGCCTGCATCGCCGTGGTCTCCACCGTCGTGGCGATGCTGACCTTCTTCGCCGGGCTCCGGCGGACCGGCCCGTCGACCGCCGCCATCCTGTCGACGTTCGAGCCCGTGGTCACCGCCACCCTCGCCGGCCTCGTCCTCGGTGAAACCCTGACCACGGTGCAGTTCGTGGGGGCCGCCCTCGTGCTGTCCTCCGTCGGCGCCCTCCAGCTGCGCCGCGGCACCACCCCAACCCGAATCCGCGACCAGGACCGGGGCCACCGTCCGGCGGCCGAGCGCGCCGAACCCGCGACCCTCGCGTCCTAG
- a CDS encoding LysR family transcriptional regulator, whose amino-acid sequence MMELDLRRLRFLRDFEERGTLGAVAAALGYAPSTVSQQLAVLEREIGTPLLAKAGRGLRLTDAGHLLAQHARVLLSAAEAAEADLAALSGDIRGTVRAGGLQSAARRLLVPALTRMRADHPQVRVEIFELELEQSLPGLRLGTVDLVVGDEYDGHPRPRPAGLRFTRLLEEPLKIVLPAAHPLAGSGGPVAVADLRPETWTASAEGTGHHAMVIGTCRALGGYEPDLRHRSSDADVQLELVRAQAAVALLPTLTLPADDPALAVRDIAEATLRRRLVAATRDTRPAPALTALLTSVTGQVHRLAADPAAALQPAGDHRAGQAPGRLSGQPGQRRPGQLS is encoded by the coding sequence ATGATGGAGCTGGACCTCCGACGGCTGCGTTTCCTTCGGGATTTCGAGGAGCGGGGCACCCTGGGCGCGGTCGCCGCCGCGCTGGGCTACGCTCCGTCGACGGTCTCCCAGCAACTGGCCGTCCTGGAACGCGAGATCGGCACCCCACTTCTCGCGAAGGCCGGGCGCGGCCTGCGGCTCACCGACGCCGGCCACCTGCTCGCCCAGCACGCCCGCGTGCTGCTGTCCGCGGCCGAGGCCGCGGAGGCCGATCTTGCCGCCCTGAGCGGCGACATCCGGGGCACCGTCCGCGCGGGCGGCCTCCAGTCGGCGGCCCGCCGACTGCTCGTGCCGGCACTGACCCGGATGCGGGCCGACCACCCACAGGTCCGCGTGGAGATCTTCGAACTGGAACTCGAACAATCCCTGCCCGGCCTGCGACTCGGCACGGTCGACCTGGTCGTCGGCGACGAGTACGACGGCCACCCCCGCCCCCGCCCGGCCGGGTTGCGCTTCACCCGCCTGCTCGAAGAGCCCCTGAAGATCGTGCTGCCGGCGGCGCACCCACTCGCCGGGTCCGGCGGCCCTGTCGCGGTCGCCGACCTGCGACCCGAGACCTGGACCGCCTCCGCCGAGGGCACCGGCCACCACGCCATGGTCATCGGCACGTGCCGCGCCCTCGGCGGTTACGAGCCCGACCTGCGGCACCGCTCCAGCGACGCCGACGTCCAACTCGAACTCGTCCGGGCCCAGGCCGCCGTCGCCCTGCTGCCCACGCTGACCCTTCCCGCCGACGACCCCGCACTGGCGGTCCGTGACATCGCCGAGGCGACGCTCAGACGCCGCCTGGTCGCCGCGACCCGGGACACCCGACCCGCGCCGGCCCTGACCGCCCTCTTGACGTCCGTGACGGGCCAGGTGCACCGCCTCGCCGCCGACCCCGCGGCAGCTCTCCAGCCGGCGGGAGACCACCGTGCCGGGCAGGCGCCGGGCCGACTGTCCGGCCAACCGGGGCAGCGGCGGCCCGGGCAACTGTCGTGA
- a CDS encoding ABC transporter ATP-binding protein, with product MSAPPPDEAGSVPSSTVGAQVTCHRLIHIYATGAGDVVALSGVDLRIAAGEMLALVGPSGSGKSTLVAILGGLLRPSAGRAYVGGHELSKLTPGRLAGLRGTTVGTVLQGAERNLLPYVSLWRNIWLAQRPAARLPGRRLDPPEAILELVGLAGEGRRRAGELTPGQRQRAALAQGLAAGPGLLLVDEPTSQLDAAGRDEVLAALEAINTERGTTVVVVTHDGEVGARLGRAVTIRDGRVGAEGRDGREFAVVAGDGTIQLPPETLADFPPGTLLAVEHTDRAVTLRVEDGGVERSG from the coding sequence ATGAGCGCCCCGCCGCCGGACGAGGCGGGAAGCGTCCCGTCGTCGACGGTGGGTGCCCAGGTCACCTGCCATCGGCTGATCCACATCTATGCCACCGGGGCCGGTGACGTGGTCGCGCTCTCCGGCGTGGACCTGCGCATCGCCGCCGGTGAGATGCTGGCGCTGGTCGGGCCGTCCGGCTCGGGCAAGTCGACCCTGGTGGCCATCCTCGGTGGGCTGCTGCGGCCCAGCGCCGGCCGGGCGTACGTCGGCGGGCACGAGCTGTCCAAGCTGACCCCGGGGCGGCTCGCCGGCCTGCGGGGGACGACGGTGGGCACGGTGTTGCAGGGCGCCGAGCGCAACCTGCTGCCGTACGTGTCGCTGTGGCGCAACATCTGGCTGGCGCAGCGCCCCGCCGCGCGCCTTCCGGGGCGGCGGCTGGACCCGCCTGAGGCGATCCTGGAGCTGGTCGGCCTGGCCGGGGAGGGCCGGCGGCGCGCCGGTGAGCTGACCCCGGGCCAACGGCAGCGGGCCGCCCTGGCGCAGGGCCTGGCGGCGGGGCCGGGGCTGCTCCTGGTCGACGAACCGACCAGCCAGCTCGACGCGGCCGGGCGGGACGAGGTGCTCGCCGCGCTGGAGGCGATCAACACCGAGCGGGGGACCACGGTGGTCGTGGTGACCCATGACGGGGAGGTCGGCGCGCGGCTGGGCCGGGCGGTGACCATCCGGGACGGTCGGGTCGGCGCTGAGGGCCGGGACGGCCGCGAGTTCGCGGTCGTGGCGGGTGACGGCACCATCCAGCTGCCGCCGGAGACGCTGGCGGATTTCCCGCCGGGCACACTGCTCGCGGTCGAGCACACCGACCGGGCCGTCACGCTGCGCGTCGAGGACGGGGGCGTCGAACGCTCCGGTTGA